The Hydrogenophaga crocea genome contains a region encoding:
- a CDS encoding GntR family transcriptional regulator has product MDTATAPSSAASLAPRALYEEVAELLRQRIFRRELEPGSWIDELKIADEYGISRTPLREALKVLAAEGLVTMKVRRGAYVTEVSEKDLRDVYHLLSLLEADAAGEVAAHAPASAIAELAALHQELETAQAERDRFFAVNERFHLRLLELADNRWRLQMVSDLRKVMKLNRHHSLFKTGRIEESLAEHRAILAALQARDGALTVQRMREHFASGLEAAT; this is encoded by the coding sequence ATGGACACCGCCACCGCCCCCTCCTCCGCGGCCTCGCTGGCCCCGCGCGCCCTCTACGAAGAGGTGGCCGAGCTGCTGCGCCAGCGCATTTTCCGCCGCGAGCTCGAGCCCGGCAGCTGGATCGACGAACTCAAGATCGCCGACGAATACGGCATCAGCCGCACACCCCTGCGCGAGGCGCTCAAGGTGCTGGCCGCCGAAGGCCTGGTGACCATGAAGGTGCGCCGCGGCGCCTACGTGACCGAAGTGTCCGAGAAGGACCTGCGCGACGTCTACCACCTGCTGTCGCTGCTCGAGGCCGACGCCGCGGGCGAGGTGGCGGCGCACGCCCCGGCCTCGGCCATCGCCGAGCTCGCGGCGCTGCACCAGGAACTGGAAACCGCCCAGGCCGAACGCGACCGCTTCTTCGCGGTCAACGAGCGCTTTCACCTGCGGCTGCTGGAGCTGGCCGACAACCGCTGGCGGCTGCAGATGGTGAGCGACCTGCGCAAGGTCATGAAGCTCAACCGCCACCACTCGCTGTTCAAGACCGGTCGCATCGAAGAATCGCTGGCCGAGCACCGGGCCATCCTGGCCGCCCTGCAGGCCCGCGACGGCGCCCTCACGGTGCAGCGCATGCGCGAGCACTTCGCCAGCGGCCTCGAGGCCGCCACCTAG
- the scpA gene encoding methylmalonyl-CoA mutase — translation MSQPSDAFKRATLTDWTQAAAKSAPGGNLDALTWTTPDGIAVKPLYTAADLKDLPYTDTLPGFEPFIRGPQATMYAVRPWTIRQYAGFSTAEESNAFYRKALAAGGQGVSVAFDLATHRGYDSDHPRVTGDVGKAGVAIDSVEDMKILFDGIPLDKVSVSMTMNGAVLPVLAGYVIAAEEQGVAQDQLSGTIQNDILKEFMVRNTYIYPPEPSMRIIGDIIEYTAGHMPKFNSISISGYHMQEAGANQALELAFTLADGKEYVKTAMAKGLDVDAFAGRLSFFWAVGMNFYLEIAKMRAARLLWCRIMKGFGAKNPKSLMLRTHSQTSGWSLTEQDPYNNVVRTTIEAMAAVFGGTQSLHTNALDEAIALPTEFSARIARNTQLIIQEETHITNVVDPWAGSYMMETLTQQMADAAWAIIEEVDAMGGMTKAVDSGWAKLKIEAAAAEKQARIDSGKDVIVGVNKYKLKNEDPVEILDIDNVKVREQQVARLQQIRATRDGAAVRAALDALTAAAESGQGNLLDLSIRAMRLRATVGEVSDALEKAFGRHRADTQKVTGVYAAAYDSAEGWAQLQQEIAAFGEQHGRRPRVMISKLGQDGHDRGAKVVATAFADLGFDVDMGPLFQTPEECARQAIENDVHAVGVSTLAAGHKTLVPAIIAELKKQGADDIIVFVGGVIPRQDYDFLYEAGVKGIYGPGTPIPASAKDVLEQIKKAVA, via the coding sequence ATGAGCCAACCCTCCGATGCCTTCAAGCGCGCCACGCTGACCGACTGGACCCAGGCCGCCGCCAAGTCCGCCCCTGGCGGCAACCTCGACGCGCTGACCTGGACCACGCCCGACGGCATCGCGGTCAAGCCGCTCTACACCGCGGCCGACCTGAAAGACCTGCCGTACACCGACACGCTGCCCGGCTTCGAGCCCTTCATCCGCGGCCCGCAGGCCACCATGTACGCGGTGCGGCCCTGGACGATCCGCCAGTACGCGGGCTTCTCCACCGCCGAAGAATCGAACGCCTTCTACCGCAAGGCCCTGGCCGCCGGCGGGCAGGGCGTGTCGGTGGCCTTCGACCTCGCCACCCACCGCGGCTACGACAGCGACCACCCGCGCGTCACCGGCGACGTTGGCAAGGCCGGCGTGGCCATCGACAGCGTGGAGGACATGAAGATCCTGTTCGACGGCATTCCGCTCGACAAGGTCAGCGTGTCCATGACCATGAACGGCGCCGTGCTGCCGGTGCTCGCGGGCTACGTGATCGCGGCCGAAGAGCAGGGCGTGGCGCAGGACCAGCTCAGCGGGACCATCCAGAACGACATCCTCAAGGAGTTCATGGTCCGCAACACCTACATCTATCCGCCCGAGCCGAGCATGCGGATCATCGGCGACATCATCGAGTACACCGCGGGCCACATGCCCAAGTTCAACTCGATCAGCATCTCGGGCTACCACATGCAGGAGGCCGGGGCCAACCAGGCGCTCGAGCTCGCCTTCACCCTGGCCGACGGCAAGGAGTACGTGAAGACCGCGATGGCCAAGGGCCTGGACGTGGACGCCTTCGCGGGCCGCCTCTCGTTCTTCTGGGCGGTGGGCATGAACTTCTACCTGGAGATCGCCAAGATGCGCGCGGCCCGCCTGCTGTGGTGCCGCATCATGAAGGGCTTCGGCGCGAAGAACCCCAAGAGCCTGATGCTGCGCACGCACAGCCAGACCTCGGGCTGGAGCCTCACCGAGCAGGACCCGTACAACAACGTGGTGCGCACCACCATCGAGGCCATGGCCGCGGTGTTCGGCGGCACGCAGAGCCTGCACACCAACGCGCTCGACGAAGCCATCGCGCTGCCCACCGAGTTCAGCGCGCGCATCGCGCGCAACACGCAGCTCATCATTCAAGAGGAGACGCACATCACGAACGTGGTCGACCCCTGGGCCGGCTCGTACATGATGGAAACGCTCACGCAGCAGATGGCCGACGCGGCGTGGGCCATCATCGAAGAGGTCGACGCCATGGGCGGCATGACCAAGGCCGTGGACAGCGGCTGGGCCAAGCTCAAGATCGAGGCCGCCGCGGCCGAGAAGCAGGCCCGCATCGACTCGGGCAAGGACGTCATCGTCGGCGTCAACAAGTACAAGCTCAAGAACGAAGACCCGGTCGAGATCCTCGACATCGACAACGTGAAGGTGCGTGAGCAGCAGGTGGCACGCCTGCAGCAGATCCGCGCCACGCGCGACGGCGCCGCCGTTCGGGCCGCGCTCGACGCGCTGACCGCGGCCGCCGAAAGCGGGCAGGGCAACCTGCTCGACCTGTCCATCCGCGCCATGCGCCTGCGCGCCACCGTGGGAGAAGTCAGCGATGCCCTCGAAAAAGCCTTCGGCCGCCACCGCGCCGACACCCAGAAGGTGACCGGCGTGTACGCCGCCGCCTACGACAGCGCCGAGGGTTGGGCGCAACTGCAGCAGGAGATCGCGGCCTTTGGCGAGCAGCACGGCCGCCGCCCGCGCGTGATGATCTCCAAGCTCGGCCAGGACGGCCACGACCGCGGCGCCAAGGTGGTGGCCACGGCCTTCGCCGACCTCGGCTTCGACGTCGACATGGGCCCGCTGTTCCAGACCCCCGAGGAATGCGCCCGCCAGGCGATCGAGAACGACGTGCACGCCGTGGGCGTGAGCACGCTGGCCGCCGGCCACAAGACGCTGGTGCCGGCCATCATCGCCGAACTCAAGAAGCAGGGCGCCGACGACATCATCGTCTTCGTGGGCGGCGTGATTCCGCGCCAGGACTACGACTTCCTCTACGAGGCCGGCGTCAAGGGCATCTACGGCCCGGGCACGCCCATTCCCGCCAGCGCCAAGGACGTGCTGGAGCAGATCAAGAAGGCCGTCGCTTGA
- the meaB gene encoding methylmalonyl Co-A mutase-associated GTPase MeaB yields the protein MAVTPHALFDGIVHGQGMAQRRAMAKAITLLESTRADHRAQGDALLTALLPQTGKAFRMGLSGVPGVGKSTFIEALGLHLIAQGHRVAVLTIDPSSTVSGGSILGDKTRMEQLSVHERAFIRPSPSGGTLGGVAEKTREALLVCEAAGFDVVIVETVGVGQSETAVAAMTDCFVLLQLPNAGDDLQAIKKGVMEIADLVVINKADIDPDAATRARAMITSSLRLLGQHGRPEHAAHDTAHWHPTVMQLSALKAQGITAFWDEIERFRTLQTANGELAARRQRQARAWMWERIDAGLKQRFREHPAVRAALAATTTQVLAGQLPASTAARQLLALFD from the coding sequence CTGGCCGTGACGCCGCACGCGCTGTTCGACGGCATCGTGCACGGCCAGGGCATGGCGCAGCGCCGCGCCATGGCCAAGGCCATCACGCTGCTCGAATCGACGCGCGCCGACCACCGCGCGCAGGGCGATGCGCTGCTCACCGCGCTGCTGCCGCAAACGGGCAAGGCCTTTCGCATGGGCCTGTCGGGCGTACCCGGCGTGGGCAAGAGCACCTTCATCGAGGCCCTGGGCCTGCACCTTATCGCGCAGGGGCACCGCGTGGCGGTGCTCACCATCGACCCCTCGAGCACGGTCTCGGGCGGCTCCATCCTGGGCGACAAAACGCGCATGGAGCAGCTCTCGGTGCACGAGCGCGCCTTCATCCGCCCCAGCCCGAGCGGCGGCACGCTGGGCGGCGTGGCCGAAAAAACGCGCGAGGCCCTGCTGGTCTGCGAGGCCGCGGGCTTCGACGTGGTGATCGTCGAGACCGTGGGCGTGGGCCAGAGCGAGACCGCGGTGGCCGCCATGACCGACTGCTTCGTGCTGCTGCAGTTGCCCAACGCGGGCGACGACCTGCAGGCGATCAAGAAGGGCGTGATGGAGATCGCCGACCTGGTGGTCATCAACAAGGCCGACATCGACCCCGACGCCGCGACCCGCGCGCGCGCCATGATCACCTCGTCGCTGCGCCTGCTGGGCCAGCACGGGCGGCCCGAACACGCGGCGCACGACACGGCGCACTGGCACCCCACCGTGATGCAGCTGAGCGCGCTCAAGGCCCAGGGCATTACCGCTTTCTGGGACGAAATCGAACGCTTTCGCACCCTGCAGACGGCCAACGGCGAGCTCGCCGCGCGCCGCCAGCGCCAGGCCCGCGCCTGGATGTGGGAGCGCATCGACGCCGGCCTGAAGCAGCGCTTTCGCGAGCACCCCGCGGTGCGCGCCGCGCTCGCAGCCACCACCACCCAAGTGCTCGCCGGGCAGCTGCCCGCGAGCACCGCGGCGCGGCAGTTGCTCGCGCTGTTCGACTGA
- a CDS encoding acyl-CoA carboxylase subunit beta, protein MQDILQQLEDKRARARLGGGEKRIEAQHAKGKLTARERLEVLLDEGTFEEWDMFVEHRCTDFGMQDNKIPGDGVVTGYGMINGRLVFVFSQDFTVFGGALSEAHAEKICKVMDQAMKVGAPVIGLNDSGGARIQEGVASLGGYAEVFQRNVMASGVVPQISMIMGPSAGGAVYSPAMTDFIFMVKDSSYMFVTGPEVVKTVTHEEVTAEELGGAITHTTKSGVADLAFDNDVEALLMLRRLFNYLPLNNREKAPVRPSGDPIDRMELSLDTLVPENPNKPYDMKELILKIVDDGDFFELQPEYAKNILIGFARVDGQTVGIVANQPLVLAGCLDIKSSIKAARFVRFCDCFNIPVVTFVDVPGFMPGTSQEYGGIIKHGAKLLYAYAECTVPKITVITRKAYGGAYDVMASKHLRGDVNFAWPNAEIAVMGAKGAVEIIFREEKKDPAKLAQREAEYKARFANPFVAGARGFIDDVILPHETRKRIARSLVMLKDKKLENPWRKHGNIPL, encoded by the coding sequence ATGCAAGACATCCTGCAACAACTCGAAGACAAGCGCGCCCGCGCCCGCCTGGGCGGGGGCGAAAAGCGCATCGAAGCCCAGCACGCCAAGGGCAAGCTCACGGCGCGCGAACGCCTGGAGGTGCTGCTCGACGAAGGCACCTTCGAAGAGTGGGACATGTTCGTGGAGCACCGCTGCACCGACTTCGGCATGCAGGACAACAAGATCCCCGGCGACGGCGTGGTCACCGGCTACGGCATGATCAACGGCCGCCTGGTGTTCGTCTTCAGCCAGGACTTCACCGTCTTCGGCGGCGCGCTCTCCGAGGCCCACGCCGAGAAGATCTGCAAGGTGATGGACCAGGCCATGAAGGTCGGCGCGCCGGTGATCGGCCTGAACGACTCGGGCGGCGCGCGCATCCAGGAGGGCGTGGCCTCGCTCGGCGGTTACGCCGAGGTGTTCCAACGCAACGTGATGGCCAGCGGCGTGGTGCCGCAGATCAGCATGATCATGGGGCCGAGCGCGGGCGGCGCCGTGTACTCGCCGGCCATGACCGACTTCATCTTCATGGTCAAGGACAGCTCCTACATGTTCGTGACCGGCCCCGAGGTGGTGAAGACCGTGACCCACGAAGAGGTGACGGCCGAAGAACTGGGCGGCGCCATCACCCACACCACCAAGAGCGGCGTGGCCGATCTGGCCTTCGACAACGACGTGGAAGCGCTGCTCATGCTGCGCCGCCTGTTCAACTACCTGCCGCTCAACAACCGCGAGAAGGCGCCCGTGCGCCCCAGCGGCGACCCCATCGACCGCATGGAGCTGAGCCTGGACACGCTGGTGCCCGAGAACCCGAACAAGCCCTACGACATGAAGGAGCTGATCCTCAAGATCGTGGACGACGGTGACTTCTTCGAACTGCAGCCCGAGTACGCCAAGAACATCCTGATCGGCTTCGCACGCGTCGACGGCCAGACCGTGGGCATCGTGGCCAACCAGCCGCTGGTGCTCGCGGGCTGCCTGGACATCAAGAGCTCCATCAAGGCCGCCCGCTTCGTGCGCTTTTGCGACTGCTTCAACATCCCCGTGGTGACCTTCGTGGACGTGCCCGGCTTCATGCCCGGCACCTCGCAGGAGTACGGCGGCATCATCAAGCACGGCGCCAAGCTGCTCTACGCCTACGCCGAGTGCACCGTGCCCAAGATCACCGTGATCACGCGCAAGGCCTACGGCGGCGCCTACGACGTGATGGCCTCCAAGCACCTGCGCGGCGATGTGAACTTCGCCTGGCCCAACGCCGAGATCGCGGTGATGGGCGCCAAGGGCGCGGTGGAGATCATCTTCCGCGAGGAGAAGAAAGACCCGGCCAAGCTCGCGCAGCGCGAGGCCGAGTACAAGGCCCGCTTCGCCAACCCCTTCGTGGCCGGCGCGCGCGGCTTCATCGACGACGTGATCCTGCCGCACGAGACGCGCAAGCGCATCGCGCGCTCGCTCGTGATGCTCAAGGACAAGAAGCTCGAGAACCCGTGGCGCAAGCACGGCAACATCCCGCTGTGA
- a CDS encoding acetyl-CoA carboxylase biotin carboxylase subunit: MFKKILIANRGEIACRVIATARKLGIATVAVYSDADKEARHVQLADEAVRLGPPPSRESYLLGDAIIAAAKEKGAEAIHPGYGFLSENEDFARKVEEAGLVFIGPKHYSIAAMGDKIASKKLANEAKVSTIPGHNEPIQSPEEAVAIAQKIGYPVMIKASAGGGGKGLRVAFNDKECHEGFSSCRNEARNSFGDDRVFMEKFVQEPRHIEIQVLGDAHGNVIYLNERECSIQRRHQKVIEEAPSPFISEATRKAMGEQAVALAKAVKYQSAGTVEFVVGKDQDFYFLEMNTRLQVEHPVTECITGLDLVELMIRVAAGEKLPLAQADVKREGWAIECRINAEDPFRNFLPSTGRLVRFIAPPQTMWQADTQHLQGVRVDTGVQDGGEIPMYYDSMIAKLIVHGKDRNDAIAKMREALNGFVIRGVQSNIPFQAALLAHPKFVKGDFNTGFIAEHYGQGFRAEDVPHDDPDFLVALAAFVRRKSRERAAGLSGQLPGYGVKVGHDYTVIVLDKAGQHRQVPVHVDEVVGQIGAAVVTVAGQRYAIHSPSRLNDVVITGQCNDRAFTAQLERGTPCNPLALVVQHNGTRIEAMVVSPRMAELHALMPFKAPPDMSKYVLSPMPGLLVQVAVQPGQKVQAGERVAVIEAMKMENVLFASADGVVAKVVAKQGDSLAVDQPIVEFE, translated from the coding sequence ATGTTCAAGAAGATCCTGATCGCCAACCGCGGCGAAATCGCCTGCCGCGTGATCGCCACCGCCCGCAAGCTGGGCATCGCCACCGTGGCGGTGTACTCCGACGCCGACAAGGAAGCGCGCCACGTGCAGCTCGCCGACGAGGCGGTGCGCCTGGGCCCGCCGCCCTCGCGCGAGAGCTACCTGCTCGGCGACGCCATCATCGCGGCCGCGAAGGAGAAGGGCGCCGAGGCCATCCACCCGGGCTACGGATTCCTGTCGGAGAACGAAGACTTCGCGCGCAAGGTCGAAGAGGCCGGCCTGGTCTTCATCGGGCCCAAGCATTACTCCATTGCGGCTATGGGCGACAAGATCGCGTCCAAGAAGCTCGCGAACGAGGCCAAGGTCAGCACCATCCCGGGCCACAACGAACCCATCCAGTCGCCTGAAGAGGCGGTGGCCATCGCGCAGAAGATCGGCTACCCCGTGATGATCAAGGCCAGCGCGGGCGGCGGCGGCAAGGGCCTGCGCGTGGCCTTCAACGACAAGGAATGCCACGAGGGCTTTTCGAGCTGCCGCAACGAGGCGCGCAACAGCTTCGGCGACGACCGCGTGTTCATGGAGAAATTCGTCCAGGAGCCGCGCCACATCGAGATCCAGGTGCTGGGCGATGCGCACGGCAACGTGATTTACCTCAACGAGCGCGAGTGCTCGATCCAGCGCCGCCACCAGAAGGTGATCGAAGAGGCGCCGTCGCCCTTCATCAGCGAGGCCACGCGCAAGGCCATGGGCGAGCAGGCCGTGGCCCTGGCCAAGGCCGTGAAGTACCAGAGCGCGGGCACGGTGGAGTTCGTGGTCGGCAAGGACCAGGACTTCTATTTCCTCGAGATGAACACGCGCCTGCAGGTCGAGCACCCGGTGACGGAGTGCATCACCGGCCTCGACCTAGTGGAGCTGATGATCCGCGTGGCCGCGGGCGAGAAGCTGCCGCTGGCCCAGGCCGACGTCAAGCGCGAGGGCTGGGCCATCGAGTGCCGCATCAATGCCGAAGACCCGTTCCGCAACTTCCTGCCCAGCACGGGCCGTCTGGTGCGCTTCATCGCGCCGCCGCAGACCATGTGGCAGGCCGACACGCAGCACCTGCAGGGCGTGCGTGTGGACACCGGCGTGCAGGACGGCGGCGAGATCCCCATGTACTACGACTCGATGATCGCCAAGCTCATCGTGCACGGCAAAGACCGCAACGACGCCATCGCCAAGATGCGCGAGGCGCTCAACGGCTTCGTGATCCGCGGCGTGCAGAGCAACATCCCGTTCCAGGCCGCGCTGCTCGCGCACCCCAAGTTCGTCAAGGGCGACTTCAACACCGGCTTCATCGCCGAGCACTACGGCCAGGGCTTTCGCGCCGAGGACGTGCCGCACGACGACCCCGACTTCCTCGTGGCGCTCGCGGCCTTCGTGCGCCGCAAGAGCCGCGAGCGCGCGGCCGGCCTGAGCGGCCAGCTGCCCGGCTACGGCGTGAAGGTGGGCCACGACTACACCGTGATCGTGCTCGACAAGGCCGGCCAGCACCGCCAGGTGCCGGTGCACGTGGACGAGGTGGTGGGGCAGATCGGCGCCGCGGTGGTCACGGTGGCGGGCCAGCGCTACGCCATCCACAGCCCCTCGCGCCTCAACGACGTGGTGATCACCGGCCAGTGCAACGACCGCGCCTTCACCGCGCAGCTCGAACGCGGCACGCCGTGCAACCCGCTCGCGCTCGTGGTGCAGCACAACGGCACGCGCATCGAGGCCATGGTGGTGTCGCCGCGCATGGCCGAGCTGCACGCGCTCATGCCCTTCAAGGCGCCGCCCGACATGAGCAAATACGTGCTCTCGCCCATGCCCGGCCTGCTGGTGCAGGTGGCCGTGCAGCCGGGTCAGAAGGTGCAGGCCGGCGAACGCGTGGCCGTGATCGAGGCCATGAAGATGGAGAACGTGCTGTTCGCCTCGGCCGACGGCGTGGTGGCCAAGGTGGTCGCCAAGCAGGGCGATTCGCTGGCGGTGGACCAGCCCATCGTCGAGTTCGAGTGA
- a CDS encoding VOC family protein: MTTTQRPFRVLGVQQIAIGGPDKLRLQKLWVDMLGLEVTGTFRSERENVDEDICAIGSGPFKVEVDLMQPLDPEKKPAVHTTPLNHIGLWIDDLPVAVAWLTQQGVRFAPGGIRKGAAGFDITFLHPKANEEFPIAGEGVLIELVQAPPEVVKAFAALQARPA, encoded by the coding sequence ATGACGACGACGCAACGGCCCTTCCGCGTGCTCGGCGTGCAGCAGATCGCCATCGGCGGCCCCGACAAGCTGCGCCTGCAGAAACTCTGGGTCGACATGCTCGGCCTCGAAGTCACCGGCACCTTCCGCAGCGAGCGCGAGAACGTCGACGAAGACATCTGCGCGATCGGCAGCGGTCCGTTCAAGGTCGAGGTCGACCTGATGCAGCCGCTGGACCCCGAGAAGAAGCCCGCGGTGCACACCACGCCGCTCAACCACATCGGCCTGTGGATCGACGACCTGCCGGTGGCGGTGGCATGGCTCACGCAGCAGGGCGTGCGCTTTGCGCCGGGCGGCATCCGCAAAGGCGCGGCGGGCTTCGACATCACCTTCCTGCACCCCAAGGCGAACGAGGAATTCCCGATCGCGGGCGAGGGCGTGCTGATCGAGCTCGTGCAGGCCCCGCCCGAGGTGGTCAAGGCCTTCGCCGCGCTGCAGGCCCGGCCGGCCTGA
- a CDS encoding methyl-accepting chemotaxis protein yields the protein MATPNPLMRPGVALMRRFALGGKLTLLAIAALWPLAANGLILWLAPGWPLWPVDIAGTLLLVYALAAFHSAFASEFQRVVAVMGEVAAGNLRTGIRAEGRDELAELARLLDRMVSSLSAMVAEVRSNSALVAHAGQSLASGNRELADRTEQQAANLEQTAASVQQLTGTVAQNAQTAGESDRRAAQLRDAAEHGAGSMGQAVVTVEGIQKRAAQMNEIIGVIDSLAFQTNILALNAAVEAARAGEQGRGFAVVASEVRGLAQRSAESARQIRGLIEASRSQVETGVSQIRAAGQSIDQIVDGVRGVASNMSLISASSAEQSTGLSEISTAVHQLDQITQHNAQMVERAVQQADLLERRAAHLARAVSSFKLQQGTAEEAMALVDRALAHRRQSTPDAFVRDLTDPSQAFHDRDMYVFALDSTGVYRAFGGKPEKVGSRVQDIAGIDGQALLAAIVAQAEEGPGWVEYDIVNPTSGAVQAKMSYVVKVDALYVGCGVYKTAAARA from the coding sequence ATGGCGACCCCGAACCCCCTGATGCGCCCCGGCGTGGCGCTGATGCGCCGCTTTGCGCTGGGCGGCAAGCTCACGCTGCTGGCGATCGCGGCGCTCTGGCCGCTGGCCGCCAACGGCCTGATCCTCTGGCTCGCGCCCGGCTGGCCGCTGTGGCCGGTGGACATCGCCGGCACGCTGCTGCTGGTCTATGCCCTGGCGGCCTTCCACAGCGCGTTTGCAAGCGAGTTCCAGCGCGTGGTCGCCGTGATGGGCGAGGTGGCCGCCGGCAACCTGCGCACCGGCATCCGCGCCGAGGGCAGGGACGAGCTGGCCGAGCTGGCGCGGCTGCTCGACCGCATGGTGAGCAGCCTGTCGGCCATGGTGGCCGAGGTGCGCAGCAACTCGGCGCTGGTGGCGCATGCGGGCCAGAGCCTGGCCAGCGGCAACCGCGAGCTCGCCGACCGCACCGAACAGCAGGCCGCCAACCTCGAACAGACCGCGGCCAGCGTGCAGCAGCTCACCGGCACGGTGGCACAGAACGCGCAGACCGCGGGCGAGTCCGACCGCCGCGCGGCCCAGCTGCGCGATGCGGCCGAACACGGCGCGGGCTCCATGGGCCAGGCGGTGGTGACCGTCGAAGGCATCCAGAAGCGCGCGGCCCAGATGAACGAGATCATCGGCGTGATCGACAGCCTCGCGTTCCAGACCAACATCCTCGCGCTCAACGCCGCGGTGGAAGCCGCGCGCGCAGGCGAGCAGGGCCGCGGCTTTGCCGTGGTGGCCAGCGAGGTGCGAGGCCTCGCGCAGCGCTCGGCCGAATCGGCGCGCCAGATCCGCGGCCTGATCGAGGCCTCGCGCAGCCAGGTCGAGACCGGCGTGTCGCAGATCCGCGCGGCCGGCCAGAGCATCGACCAGATCGTCGACGGCGTGCGCGGCGTGGCCAGCAACATGTCGCTGATCTCGGCCTCGAGCGCCGAGCAGAGCACGGGCCTGAGCGAAATCAGCACCGCGGTGCACCAGCTCGACCAGATCACCCAGCACAACGCGCAGATGGTGGAGCGCGCCGTGCAGCAGGCCGACCTGCTGGAGCGCCGCGCCGCGCACCTGGCGCGCGCGGTCTCGAGCTTCAAGCTGCAGCAGGGCACGGCCGAAGAGGCCATGGCGCTGGTCGATCGTGCGCTCGCGCACCGCCGACAGAGCACGCCCGACGCCTTCGTGCGCGACCTCACCGACCCGTCGCAGGCTTTCCACGACCGCGACATGTACGTGTTCGCGCTCGACAGCACCGGCGTCTACCGCGCCTTCGGCGGCAAGCCCGAGAAGGTGGGCAGCCGGGTGCAGGACATCGCGGGCATCGATGGCCAGGCGTTGCTCGCGGCCATCGTGGCGCAGGCCGAAGAAGGGCCGGGCTGGGTCGAGTACGACATCGTCAACCCCACCAGCGGCGCGGTGCAGGCCAAGATGTCCTACGTGGTGAAGGTCGACGCGCTCTACGTGGGCTGCGGCGTCTACAAGACCGCGGCCGCGCGCGCCTGA
- the rsxB gene encoding electron transport complex subunit RsxB: MNELARRIDQALPQTQCQRCGYPDCARYAQAIADGEAGINQCPPGGQEGVQRLAALTGRPALPLDPKFGIEGPVTVAVIDEAWCIGCTLCIKACPTDAIVGANKRMHTVIEPVCTGCELCIPVCPVDCISLDNVSGERTGWAGWSPAQAAMGRERYLARQQRVAREAAEHAQRLEHKAEAKLADLAAASTLTEPGALDRKRAVIEAALARARAKRQAPPG; this comes from the coding sequence ATGAACGAACTCGCCCGCCGCATCGACCAGGCCCTGCCCCAGACACAGTGCCAGCGCTGCGGCTACCCCGACTGCGCGCGTTATGCCCAGGCCATCGCCGACGGCGAGGCCGGCATCAACCAGTGCCCGCCCGGTGGCCAGGAAGGCGTGCAGCGCCTGGCCGCGCTCACCGGCCGCCCCGCCCTGCCCCTGGACCCGAAATTCGGCATCGAAGGCCCGGTGACGGTGGCCGTGATCGACGAAGCCTGGTGCATCGGCTGCACGCTGTGCATCAAGGCCTGCCCCACCGACGCCATCGTGGGCGCGAACAAGCGCATGCACACCGTGATCGAGCCGGTTTGCACGGGCTGCGAGCTCTGCATCCCGGTGTGCCCCGTCGACTGCATTTCGCTCGACAACGTGAGCGGCGAGCGCACCGGCTGGGCCGGTTGGTCGCCGGCGCAGGCGGCCATGGGACGCGAGCGTTACCTGGCGCGCCAGCAGCGCGTGGCGCGCGAGGCCGCCGAACACGCGCAGCGCCTGGAACACAAGGCCGAGGCCAAGCTGGCCGACCTGGCCGCGGCGTCGACGCTGACCGAGCCCGGGGCGCTCGATCGCAAGCGCGCGGTGATCGAAGCCGCACTGGCCCGCGCCCGGGCCAAGCGCCAGGCCCCGCCCGGCTGA